The DNA window TTTGCATGTATCTTAGTAATATTTGTAGGCCATCTACACCCAGGGAGACATGCAATAAGGCATCTCACTTTAGGCAATTGTGGctaatatatatgtatgtacatCGTCTTCTACGTATGAATCTATCGTCAATTTAATCCAAAAACCTTTACCAAAACCTCTACATTTCAGCAGTCAATACATATATGGCCAACAAAAATTCTAGCTTCACATTTCACAATTCCCTCCATTTTAACTAGCTTTCCAGTGCTCTGTGATGGTCAGCCAAAGTATAGCGACCCTCACCCCTTTTTGCTCTCTTAATTGCTACCACGTTCACCTCCTTATCATGCTTAAAGGGGACCTCTGATGAAAGCAACCAAAACCTTATTTGTCTCAAAACTTTATAAATAGGAGCTGAGACTTGATCTTGTCACCCACAAGTTAGGTAGctactagagagagaaagagaaagagatggctCTATTGGAAGCTAAGCCCACTTTGAGCAGTATTGGCACTACCACAATTAGTGTGTTCGAAACTGGGGAGTATGAAGTGAACAGCATAACTGTGGAAAGTAGAGGTTCATCCATCGATTCTCCACCTCCCAAGTCATTGCTAATATTCACACCAGTGAAAGCAGGCACTTACCCAGTTCTCCACTTTCTTCATGGCTTCGCTCTCTACAATTCTTTCTACTCAGACCTCCTCACACATATAGCTTCCCATGGTTATATAGCTATTGCCCCCCAGGTTTGTATATATCTTCTTCTCATCATATATAGTTAGTGAGGATTAACTTAGAACAACTATCTAATGAGAATGtgaaatttggtttgattttctaGCTATACAACCCCATATGGCCCTGGGATTCCGGCTACGACGAGATAAATTCGGCGGCTGCGGTAACAAACTGGTTTTCTCAAGGCCTGAAATTGGTGCTCCCTGAAAAGGTTGAAGCAGACCTCACCAAGCTTGCCCTTGCAGGCCATAGCAGAGGAGGCAAAGCTGCTTTTGCTCTTGCACTAGGCACCTATGCCCAGACGTTGATTAGCTTTTCTGTGTTAATAGGCATAGACCCTGTTGCAGGTGAAAATAAAGATAATCAACTGCCCCCAGAAATCCTTACCTCCCAAGAACAATCTCTCAATCTTGGGATCCCTGTGATGGTGGTGGGAACAGGGCTGGGATGTAAACAGGCGGGTTTATTGACCCCACCTTGTGCCCCTACCGGAGTGAATCATGAGGAGTTCTTCAAGGAATCTAAGCCCACTCGGGGCCATATGGTGGTTACTGATTATGGTCACATGGACATGCTGAATGATAATCCTCCGGGCATTATTGGCCAGGTTTCAGGGATTATGTGCAAGAATGGCAAAGGTTCTAGGGACGTAATGAGAAAATGTGTTGGTGGGATTGTTGTTGCAACCATTAAAGCTTATGTGGAGAAAGATGCTACAGTTCTCAAAGCCATAATCGATGACCCAACCATTGCTCCTACCACTCTTGATCCAATTGTGTTAGATGAAGCATAAGGTCTTTCTTCCTTAATAATTGAGTCCTCTATAATAATGTAATGCATGGTTTCTGTTATATGCATGGGTAGTTATTATTCTAtgtacttgttttattttatgtCTTTAGTAGTCATCCAAGGTGGAGTATAGGTGTTGTGGGTATATCACATAGTTATGTAACTTCTAATGTGAACATGAGAAGTGGTTGTAAGAGTTTGTATCTGTTTACAACTTGTTTACTGCTTATTTAAGAGGTGTAAAGAGGAATAAGAACTGTGTGATATATATGTTAATTCTATTGCCCTAGACTGGTCTTATTAACATGATAAAAAGCAGATTACAAATAGGACTCGACGATACACAACACAATATCCATGGACCTCCATCTAGGCACAACTCTAACAACCCCCCTAAAgatggagtatatatatatcccaCATACCTAGCTTGGAACAACAATCGACAAAAGCAAGTCAAACAAAGTTGTAAACATATCACTAAGTTAATTGCTAGACTTGACAAAAAAGAGTTGAAATAAGCTTCCGTTTAACTACATTTCTCAAAAAATGACAATCAACCTCAATATGCTTGGTTAGTTCATGAAAAATTGGATTGCTAGAAATATAGATTGTAGCTTGATTATCACAGTACATCTCCTGCCCTAATTCTTGTAAGAGAGACTTCAACCACATCAACTCAATTGTAGTATGAGTCATAGCTCTATACTTAGCCTCCGCACTAGATCCAACCATAGTAGTCTACTTCTTAGAACAAGATTACTGCCAATAAAAGTGCAATATCTAGTGGTGGACAGATGATTATCAACGATACCAACCTGTatgtatcatggacctccgctGGGTTCGCGATATGGCGCGTAGCgcatgtacacacgctagggttcgaccctaatgagatgagatagtacccctggtcatcaaaatgccaaggggggatatACGTTATGGGTAAAATGGAGTTGTCatctagaaagggtctaggacccataaatgtctcccccaatcaagggagagagactaatgactctgatggataaagctggtttgcaccaagattctggacaagtgtcaagtgacagactgggaaggtgttaggcacccagccTCCCtggccctaaggccggtctctttttgtttgaccaaagtttatttgtaccctattaactagtcctaaatctaggtcactaaaaaccctaaactaggtatctaagcatgacatgtgaaaactctaaaccaagtgtctaaattatgctaacTAGGTTATactgcaaataatgaaatgattacgctaattaaataagcctaaatgatttaattaatatattatgagtcttagattaagctaattaaataagcctaaacctaggattagtttagcaacttatgaaaccctaaattaaactaattcgattaattgagcctaaccaagatggatgatcaatgaatttgtgagatcctaaattgaattaattaaaatgattaaacccaatccctagtaatttgtggaataaattattgcaatcctacttaatctaattggtaaaatgaattttaaattaaatggggcctaattaaattagaaaagttaaatgggctaattacattaaatggaagcattttactagtctacctaatctagtttaGAAAGATTAAACTGAACCTatggtttaattaaataaattatgaaacctaattgccctaattatgtttatcttgagctaatcctaaaataaattaagCTCTTTAACATCGAATCATCAAGTATAaaaaacatgttaataaacatGAAGCATGGAAAATATGATATTGGCTAACCtatctaaattaaatacacaattaattctaaagggatacactatttgagataaaaagaaatggaccgaaacggggttcatttttatcaacccGAGAACCCAAGtaacgcacctaatgctacgagccagTTTGAGgggggggccagccacgcccgtacTGACCTACATCCTAGACTATGGCCCATAGACCCATTTGctgattcaaaaccctaatttaatagAAATTAGTGAAACCCTATCGTTatcatatgattaaaaaataatgagcaAAACCCAATCGGTTTCAGCCCTTGATCCTAAGGGACTGGATTAGAGTGACCCTAGGACTCCATATGGAATCCCCTAAAAGTATTAATTGAAACATGACGAATTAATTGAAACAAGGCAAAGGTGAAATAGGAGAAATATCACACAATGATAGGGGTTGGGGGGCATATaacaatttgaattacaaaaataaataaataaaaaaactggaatgaataaacaaaagaaaatgaacacaaaaaataaaaaaaaataaaataaaaaagagatagaagagaaggagatggggtttcggccatggtaaaagagaaaagaagagaggaagaagaagaagaaaggaggagaaaggtgagTGGTTCTTGGCCCTCTCAATGTCCATTACTGAGTGGTTAATTTCGGTTCCAGAGGTGTAAACCCAACAGCAAATCTCGAATTTCTACAGAAATCACCTGATGTCAACAGCTTCTGCAATTTCTTCACATTTGTTTGCTGGGAGAACCTGCTAAAAGGGGAAGTCTGCATTGAAGAAGTGCTACAGCTGAACACAGTAGACACTAAAGATGCCATAGGCCCCAATCTTCTTGCTGATTAGTTTTGCATCATACAATCTGGGATCTGGCGGTGTACCTAGCCAATCTCAATGTGAACCCAGACTTGGTTTGGGCTTATCAAAAATCTTTCAAGCCAGCTCACATTAGCTGCCTTAGAAACAGTGTGAGAAAAGACTGCCACCTAGAGTAAGCTGCATGGCATATTTGTAGTTGTGCTTCTTTAGCCAGTAGTGCTTTAGGAGCTAAGAGTTCAAATCTGCAAACCTTTGCCTCACAGCAGAGGCAAGAGCCCCTTCACCAACACTAGCAAGCCCTTCAACCACCCTCTGCCTGACTCTGATGTAAGGTATAAATCCTCTCTCTGCCATTTCCATCAGCACCTTTCCTGCCAGAATAAACTCTCGCCTCTCTAAACATCCGTTAACCACCGTCACATAAGCCTCAAACCCAATGCTGCAACCCTTTTTCTCCAAAAACTCAACCATGTCAACAGCTCTCACTATCTCCCTGTTTGCTCTCATTGCTGCAACTGTCTTAATGACTGTCCCTTGCCTCGGCATCAACCCAAATTTTGTAACCATTTCGCTCATCAGCTCAGCTACATCACCAGTCTTCCTGGCCTTACACATTACACCAATAACTGTCCCATAGCTTTCTGAATCAGGATTGCATCCAGCCCCATCCATGTCCTTTAGAACCCTGATTGCCTCGGCTGATTGATCAACAGCACAGAGGGATGAAAGAAGGTAATTACAGGTGTTGCAATCAGGGTGGTACCCAATCGATCGCATCTCATTCAAGATATCCACAATAGAATGGGTTTGGCGGTGATCAAGCCATGCGGACGATAGGGAGAGGTGAATTTGTGGAACCGGTGTGCAGCCAGAGCGCAGAACGCGTTGAATGATCGCAAGGGCAAGGGGAAGAGGATTTGTATTTGCAAGGGTGTGGGAGAGTAGATATTCGTATGCAGTTCTAGGACGAGAGCGTGGTCTAAGATGGAGAAAGGACTGGAGAATTTTATCAACGACTTTGGTTCTGATGTCATCAGGGAAAGAAGATAGGAAGGGATTAGACTTTTGCTGTGGTGGATTAGTGGTGGGGGTATAATGAGAGATAGAAGTGACAGgaaggataagaagaagaaagggtccGCTGCTTGTTTAAGGGTTGCAGCAccagcaggaaaaaaaaaaaagaaagggaaaaggagaagaatagatgggagaagagattagggcttgagatcgTAATCtgagggtaaaaaaaaaaagcaataaaaagaaaactaaatcaaatcgaacctagtaatataaatatattaaaccaCAAATACAATTGATTCATTAAACCAAGAAATAATAGTAATAGAaaacaaaccaaattaaaaaaggaaaaaaccggATTAGCAACCGGGTTcaacatagtttgatttgggtcgtTGGGTcctcttttggaagagaggaagggctatacttatagccttgggacttgagacaattctctcttatttccgatgtgggactaaaaaactagagagaattgtccaaaaaggctgcttttggacaaaggagtttgggcgccatgtagtactccttggttgctcggaatagAATctaataccgaactttggagtcaattttcgggggtcatatctttcaaaccgttaatcagaattcgacgtgtaatatgtcgttagaaagctcagtccgagcattatccaatgatgtgagacacgattgtggtcTCGACCAGGAACCTTcatgaaaatatgcataaagtagggacccggatcagataatgaaagagagaatcgagcGTCAATttgcatagttctcgcatcaaagtgtaatgtccgccttgaggggacaaacgacaataatccacaacatcaaattctaatttttgaaaacattttctcttgaaagtttataggggaaaaatgatcattttctactctaagcttgaaaattctccaagtctaaaatggccaacatgtaattcttcatattgtcatcattgcgagggggggtgacaaaattcggtgtctacacaaCCCAATAAGCATCAAAGTACCATACAACTTTAGTGTGGCCATGACAACGATAAATGAGAACTTTTTCCAGAAGCACTTTAAGATACCTCAAAATACGAAAAGCAGCATCTCAATGAGCAAGTTTAAGATTCTCCATGAATTGACCAATGACTCCAATAGCAAAGAAATTATCTGGACGAGTAAATCAGCTTTCCAATAAGTCTTTTGTACTGATGCTTATCCTCATATTCTTCACCATCACATGCATCAAGTTTTAGAGTTGGATCCATAGGGTTGTCAACAGGTTCATAGTCTAGCATAGTTGTTTCAAGAAAAAGATCTAGAACATACTTTCTTTGAGATAGGCTAATACTTTTCTTACAATGAACAAATTCAATCCCCAAAAAATACATGAGAACTCCTAGATCCTTCATCTGAAAGTGCTGATCAACCTCTTGAATGCATGATAGGTCACTACCTAAAATAATGATATCATTAACATAAACAACTAGAACCGTTGTTGATGGAAAACCTTTAATTGTAATGttttcaatttgattattgGTGGAAAAGAAATTAATAGTTAACTTGCAGTGTACAACCTTTTCATGTACAATATGAAAGTCAATctatctccacatgcttggtgtgtgaatgaaaaatagggttagccaaacggTTAGTTGCACTAATATTGTCAATTGGTGGGATCATTGTTTTTTCCTTGAATAACCTTATTTGGAGTGACAATCAGACTTGCCATAGTTAAGAAACCAAGCATTGCTTCATTTCATTGCATGTGGTTGTGTTTATTGATGTATAATTTGTTAAGATGTTGGGAGTAATAGTGGTAACTATGGTATACTCTCACttaaacaaagaaagagaaacaacaCAAAAGTTCATTGACTATCCAAAGGGGAGGACTCTAATAAAACAAAACCAAGAAAGAGGGACTTAACCCAAGCCCCGAGGGAGGAGGGCGGGGGGGACAATATAAACAACTAAAGTGGGGGACACAACAAAAATCCTCAAGGCAAATAGTATAATTGTGAAGAATTTGCTCAACAGAAAAAAAGACTACCTTCTTTTACTTCTATCCTATCAAATATGATAAATCACTTAATTGAAAACTAGTCTATGAAGAAAACACATACGTGTTGTCCTGATTAGCACAATACATcgcccccccctttttttttccaccgCTCTCTAGGTTGCTCTGTCTCCTTTTATATTTGCAGGCTTTACTCTATGGACACTACCTCGGACACCCCCTGCGGAAGAATCCCCCTATAGGGAGCTTGACATTCCCATGACACTTTCattgtagagccctgctctttaaacccagtTTATTGGTCAGTTGGTTCAGATTGGTCTTACAGGGTCTGAATCGGAATGGGTTGATGCCAGTGCCTTGTGGTACATGACGGCAAGGGTGACGTCGAATGCGGGGTGGCCGGATGAGATTGAGCCGATAACTGAGATGATCCGCACGCCTAATCCATGCcgttgcacatatcacaaggccatgtatgagtaGGAAAGGTACGTTGTCGCATTTGAATGATTGGAACTTGACCCACAACACGTGGCGAGAGTGAAATACGCGTTAAGACTCCGTTTCCCTCCAAAATACAACaagattggcttgtttggccaattggtgggtgtcactggtaggtacaagacctaccagtgtgacccacctgttggggtttTGTGGTCCCCAGCATGCCCGACTTGGATGAGCACATGTGTCTCGGCCTCTTCAtcgtaatgaggtcttgtatgcctGATGATGTCGGCCATCTCGCCCAGAAACGCGATTTAATGCTATTCGGTCCataaaggggcaaaaccaaacggaccctataGATATTTAgaacactagggtataaatagccttaaaagactctctccctcatttatgttGTTAGCaaaagtgggtgagaggagtaaagaagtggaagaaggagagaaggagagaaggaaagggaaataGACTCACCCTCCTTGGATTCCGGAGCCGCATGTCGCCTTTACGTCGCCGGAATAGTATCCGgtgacttgagatcttcattttgaggtaagtaacaccataaaccttgaGATTTGATGAAATCTTCTTTGAATATGTTTGAATCTAGAGGATAATGAAGccattgtgtgatttccttgaagtatttgagaagagaaacaaagattagaggttattgaagtggcatttgagtttgggaagaggattccaagatttggggtttttctaagCAAAGAtatgatttcttcccccaaatcttGTTATTTTAGATCCATGGTATAACAAAGTAGATGAAGCTTAGAATATGTGGGAAATGATATGGGAATCACCCTATTGGggttccaagagttggaatggaagaaaggagaaaaacacTAAAGTCTGACAGAACATATGGGTAAGACCGACGGGTGCCTGACCCGCCAGTGAGACCTACCAGTCACACCTGCCCCCTCGGGTTCTACAGGTGGGTAAGATCAGTGGGTGCCTGACCCActggtgtgacctaccagtcattcCTGCACCTCTGGTTCTACTGGGGGGTAAGACCGACGGGTTCCTAACCAGCCTGTATGACTTGTCGATCCAGGAAAAATTCACATGTGGGTTCtcttacccacctgtatgaACCATCTGTAGCCCAAATAAGCTCCGATTAAAACCAAACTCACCAATAACCTTCATCACACTATTATATGCATAGTGACCATATCCTACGTCATTTATAGTCCCGATTTGTATGTatttctaaaccctttatctgtgctaggttttgagaaactcatcttctcactccagaTCTTACCTG is part of the Macadamia integrifolia cultivar HAES 741 chromosome 9, SCU_Mint_v3, whole genome shotgun sequence genome and encodes:
- the LOC122088590 gene encoding chlorophyllase-1-like yields the protein MALLEAKPTLSSIGTTTISVFETGEYEVNSITVESRGSSIDSPPPKSLLIFTPVKAGTYPVLHFLHGFALYNSFYSDLLTHIASHGYIAIAPQLYNPIWPWDSGYDEINSAAAVTNWFSQGLKLVLPEKVEADLTKLALAGHSRGGKAAFALALGTYAQTLISFSVLIGIDPVAGENKDNQLPPEILTSQEQSLNLGIPVMVVGTGLGCKQAGLLTPPCAPTGVNHEEFFKESKPTRGHMVVTDYGHMDMLNDNPPGIIGQVSGIMCKNGKGSRDVMRKCVGGIVVATIKAYVEKDATVLKAIIDDPTIAPTTLDPIVLDEA
- the LOC122089596 gene encoding pentatricopeptide repeat-containing protein At1g06270-like, producing the protein MGLVVDDGSEEVVEVYGLMGNETGFGALVKQMEAEVVDMNPNVNGPFLLLILPVTSISHYTPTTNPPQQKSNPFLSSFPDDIRTKVVDKILQSFLHLRPRSRPRTAYEYLLSHTLANTNPLPLALAIIQRVLRSGCTPVPQIHLSLSSAWLDHRQTHSIVDILNEMRSIGYHPDCNTCNYLLSSLCAVDQSAEAIRVLKDMDGAGCNPDSESYGTVIGVMCKARKTGDVAELMSEMVTKFGLMPRQGTVIKTVAAMRANREIVRAVDMVEFLEKKGCSIGFEAYVTVVNGCLERREFILAGKVLMEMAERGFIPYIRVRQRVVEGLASVGEGALASAVRQRFADLNS